A window of Castanea sativa cultivar Marrone di Chiusa Pesio chromosome 1, ASM4071231v1 contains these coding sequences:
- the LOC142614956 gene encoding uncharacterized protein LOC142614956 isoform X3, with translation MESLWQLKCSSTLPSSSTPSSSQEPRDQMETNMLSYSYPHVASDLRSTVFGRMQDHFTTHKPGSVDLGNSFLALLSGSPSLLQCDFQDLSCPKSSGSYGKLATNHSNVNVNSVGSGIPLISSGLQSEYLSNQNLQNGEDLCHIVSTRAVVNSNCSGNSALHDFQGSDLAKSVISSHIVPGNEKVKVPYSLSGEWHHTIPAKLGSMNVQCSQKLPLEADSSISKQSSSFMSGCPRVFCLGTSGHLLLSNTGLLGIVCSCHCFHMSVSKFCEHSGLCDVNPGDAVHMDSGETIAQWRKLYFQKFEIRVPEDRSEWDWPEGLSVTAGFVKSCATMPNVCKSPDLPHPVGLSGGLVRSGQPLDHAFFPKNPHTDQDLLIDASQNKKQRNVQDVDKFLPKSLNGASWSNLHTIGDNQIMEFPTSRRSTLQKFVGSGLDSGCESISAYNDFVMKNGNSSVSHSALQNVRDLGKDSDVNRTKNVKCSVIVGRDATSSNIELRLGQPYQPSQTSGNSVLPVIGPQLFDKLVNPPKSCFHRQMIDNAANYNDEDRRYHHRDADPFNSSTEKEPNQLNHGNRTFGISNAMDSARLEKLKGNVPKSSVVLPCTDFHTPTKDSLHFKANVNMVNCTEHVMPRALNRESHAAECDPFNVYWNAGNGFERQLNIPALGSQRFIDKGKGVGCVADVPYVATDIGYGNHKQVDNSILGGSSDPFFAAVNDKSCYSCQLTSLPPDVSDARNLVSYLEKVPCLGSSGQGDHVALRSNLRSQGVSMGFPLVTSTSTLDGIPSFLRQDSIGVSPYLLDENLRLLALRQIMDLSKQQHALSSLMNQEQGKCGSSSNVQHSLVDPSTSQEQRHRPNLSSGRDVSEPSRILLQSAATFRVGDDIEKVASVTGIDVHCQLSDDPSLNEQPSLRLGRSDNNVSRSSEHEICFQRVPRKNCQVKCSCEASTNNLGRNFDSQVGSSFNAFKEQMGTCSGEASIIMNSKFAKDHFLLRDANVSLERSGKLNGQLHRNRVCHASEWRDVPSKVKGVRNAIVVERLANVLDRRGNDGSQLKDASAKCFNGAVQNAGSLKEQENSNVSSGCSAPAVTQSSIEVNNIEFSTIDAGDTGYVSNDIVDEGSGIDKCWSSDDALGSERSADFLGSTCRTNLRKEGSSHVRKNQSSRSLLDELKLMDSLTWKKDRNQIHSWHQIHTGLAIYEKSNPSRKMVSGLKSGKRKRAIKLKMLSASFPSAGHSVKPYQNPNSAELPSCSSKDIQLVIQSDQGTSLVSGSCVIRPNSKHRFSSATTHSHKRVREDDNRTELNSDADFCKNPEVSGRKKLRKCFTSGTFRKFQMQESTHEEAEGTEKYNSVGCVGTPSSRQLNLCSGKARLVVCGKYGEISNGKDVSKPAKIVPLSRILKTARRCTLPKNCKPRPTSMRELRKANSTRIDLCCDKFTDLKNGSSVAICDKINLDNSTEETDKAWCSEDEPFAKSTLVKENDDKREKDYITLHSNASSQSKLKCKEIRKRSIYELTVKGNKYSSKSFTCSKMSNCTPEMKVAKILKNAEDSKRGLCKVYSNKSTQEHKCLPTSSSAAFCCVCGSSNQDDINCLLECSRCLIRVHQACYGVSKVPKGRWYCRPCRTSSKDIVCVLCGYGGGAMTRALRSRTVVKSILKAWNCEADCRHKNMISSAESLKNEQTALQSSGSGLDGNSYSVLQPENIKSSAIAVRKMDSQKQLDVEQDSPCASNIKVHNSITVGVLDSTVKQWVHMVCGLWTPGTRCPNVETMSAFDVSGASSPRANVACSLCNRSGGSCIKCRVLSCSIQFHPWCAHQKGLLQSEVEGVDNESVGFYGRCVLHAAYPTTESACDPINSEIGCQGEKEFACTRTEGYKGRKRDDPQNDLYGPSKGKGGCLVPQEQLNAWIHINGQKMCTQGLPKLAISDIEHDCRKEYARYKQAKGWKHLVVYKSGIHALGLYTSRFISRGEMVVEYVGEIVGLRVADKRENEYQSGRKLQYKSACYFFRIDKEHIIDATRKGGIARFVNHSCLPNCVAKVISVRNEKKVVFFAERDIFPGEEITYDYHFNHEDEGRALFQAIHKM, from the exons ATGGAGACAAATATGCTCAGCTATTCTTATCCGCATGTTGCGTCAGATTTGAGATCAACAGTGTTTGGAAGGATGCAAGATCATTTCACTACCCATAAGCCTGGCAGTGTAGACCTGGGAAATTCTTTTCTTGCTCTCCTATCTGGGTCACCATCTTTGTTGCAGTGTGATTTTCAGGACCTTTCATGTCCAAAATCATCTGGTTCCTATGGTAAACTTGCTACTAATCACAGCAATGTCAATGTGAATTCTGTTGGAAGTGGTATTCCACTGATATCCAGTGGGTTACAGTCAGAATATCTAAGCAATCAAAACCTGCAAAATGGAGAAGATTTATGTCATATTGTTTCAACTAGGGCAGTGGTGAATTCCAATTGCAGTGGCAATTCTGCTTTGCATGATTTTCAGGGATCGGACTTGGCTAAGTCAGTTATCAGCAGTCACATAGTTCCTGGTAATGAGAAAGTGAAGGTTCCTTACTCTTTGAGTGGAGAATGGCATCATACAATTCCTGCGAAGCTCGGCAGCATGAATGTTCAATGTTCACAAAAGCTGCCTTTAGAGGCAGACTCTTCTATTTCGAAGCAGTCATCTAGTTTCATGAGTGGATGCCCTCGTGTATTTTGCTTGGGTACAA gTGGGCATCTACTTCTCAGCAATACAGGACTTCTTGGTATTGTATGCTCATGCCATTGTTTCCACATGTCCGTGTCTAAATTTTGTGAG CATTCAGGATTATGTGATGTTAACCCCGGAGATGCTGTTCATATGGACAGTGGAGAGACCATTGCTCAGTGGCGTAAGCTCTACTTCCAGAAATTTGAG ATTAGGGTTCCAGAAGATCGGAGTGAGTGGGACTGGCCTGAAGGATTATCGGTGACTGCTGGCTTTGTCAAATCGTGTGCGACTATGCCCAATGTGTGCAAGAGCCCTGACTTGCCTCATCCGGTTGGTTTGTCTGGAGGTTTAGTAAGGTCTGGACAGCCTTTAGACCATGCTTTCTTTCCAAAGAACCCTCATACAGACCAGGATTTGCTTATTGATgcttcacaaaataaaaaacagaggAATGTTCAGGACGTTGACAAATTTCTTCCAAAGAGCTTGAATGGCGCATCATGGAGCAATTTGCATACCATTGGGGATAACCAGATAATGGAGTTCCCTACATCTAGGCGTTCGACCCTGCAAAAGTTTGTTGGTAGTGGACTGGATAGTGGTTGTGAGTCCATTTCTGCTTACAATGATTTTGTTATGAAGAATGGAAATTCATCGGTCTCACACTCTGCTTTGCAGAATGTAAGAGACCTTGGTAAAGATTCTGATGTTAACAGAactaaaaatgtaaaatgtagTGTGATTGTGGGCAGGGATGCTACTTCTTCAAACATTGAGTTAAGGCTTGGGCAGCCATACCAACCCAGTCAGACTTCAGGAAACTCAGTTTTACCAGTTATAGGACCACAGCTATTTGACAAACTTGTCAATCCACCAAAGTCCTGCTTCCATCGGCAGATGATTGATAATG CAGCCAACTATAACGATGAGGATAGGCGATATCATCACCGTGATGCTGACCCATTTAATTCCAGCACAGAAAAAGAACCAAACCAGTTGAATCATGGGAATCGCACATTTGGAATTAGTAATGCTATGGATTCTGCTAGACTAGAAAAGTTAAAAGGCAATGTGCCCAAGAGTTCTGTGGTTTTGCCATGTACAGACTTTCATACTCCAACTAAGGACAGTTTACACTTTAAAGCTAATGTTAATATGGTAAATTGCACTGAGCATGTTATGCCTAGGGCACTAAATCGTGAATCTCATGCTGCCGAGTGTGATCCATTCAATGTTTACTGGAATGCTGGTAATGGTTTTGAGAGGCAATTGAATATTCCTGCGTTGGGTTCTCAAAGATTTATAGACAAGGGTAAGGGGGTGGGATGTGTTGCTGATGTCCCCTATGTTGCAACAGACATAGGATATGGCAATCATAAGCAGGTGGACAATTCAATTTTAGGTGGAAGCAGTGATCCCTTTTTTGCAGCTGTAAATGATAAGAGCTGTTATTCATGTCAGTTGACTAGTTTACCACCAGATGTGTCTGATGCCAGAAACTTAGTTAGCTATCTCGAGAAGGTTCCTTGTCTTGGAAGTAGCGGACAAGGTGATCATGTTGCTCTTAGATCGAATTTGCGATCGCAAGGAGTCTCAATGGGATTTCCTTTGGTTACTTCAACTTCTACTTTGGATGGGATTCCATCTTTCTTGAGGCAGGATAGTATTGGTGTGAGCCCTTATTTGCTTGATGAGAATTTGAGATTGCTAGCGTTGAGGCAAATAATGGATTTATCCAAGCAACAACATGCATTGTCTTCCCTAATGAACCAAGAACAAGGGAAATGTGGTAGCTCTTCTAATGTACAGCATTCTCTTGTTGACCCTTCAACTTCTCAAGAGCAAAGGCACAGACCTAATCTTTCCAGTGGACGAGACGTTTCTGAACCCTCCAGGATTTTGCTCCAATCTGCTGCCACTTTCAGGGTGGGTGATGATATTGAAAAAGTGGCTTCTGTGACAG GAATTGATGTGCACTGTCAACTTTCTGATGATCCTAGTCTAAATGAGCAGCCCTCGTTAAG ACTTGGCAGAAGTGATAACAATGTCAGCAGATCAAGTGAGCATGAAATATGCTTTCAGAGAGTCCCACGCAAAAATTGTCAGGTCAAGTGCAGCTGTGAAGCGAGCACAAATAATTTAGGACGAAATTTTGATTCACAAGTTGGTAGCTCTTTCAATGCCTTTAAGGAGCAGATGGGAACCTGCAGTGGTGAAGCCTCAATTATTATGAATTCTAAATTTGCTAAAGATCATTTTCTGCTAAGGGATGCAAATGTTTCCTTAGAACGAAGTGGGAAGTTGAATGGGCAACTTCATAGAAACAGAGTTTGTCATGCATCTGAGTGGAGAGATGTGCCAAGCAAGGTGAAAGGGGTTCGTAACGCAATAGTTGTAGAGCGGTTGGCTAATGTGTTGGATCGAAGAGGAAATGATGGTAGTCAACTTAAAGATGCTTCTGCTAAATGCTTCAATGGAGCGGTGCAAAATGCTGGCTCCTTAAAAGAGCAAGAAAATTCAAACGTTTCTTCAGGATGTTCTGCCCCTGCTGTTACTCAGTCATCAATTGAGGTTAACAATATAGAATTTTCTACTATTGATGCTGGGGATACTGGATATGTAAGCAATGATATAGTTGATGAAGGATCAGGCATTGATAAATGCTGGTCATCAGATGATGCACTTGGAAGTGAAAGAAGTGCTGATTTCCTGGGCTCTACCTGTAGGACTAACTTGAGGAAAGAAGGATCCTCCCATGTTCGAAAGAATCAATCATCTCGTAGTCTTCTTGATGAGCTTAAGCTCATGGATTCCTTGACATGGAAGAAAGACCGAAATCAAATCCATAGTTGGCATCAAATCCATACTGGGCTTGCAATTTATGAGAAAAGCAATCCATCACGAAAAATGGTTAGTGGCCTGAAATCggggaagagaaagagagcaatAAAATTGAAGATGCTGAGTGCCTCATTTCCCTCTGCAGGTCATTCCGTAAAACCATATCAAAATCCCAATTCTGCTGAATTGCCCTCCTGTTCATCCAAAGATATTCAGTTGGTTATTCAATCTGACCAGGGGACCTCTCTTGTTTCTGGGTCTTGTGTCATTCGACCTAATTCCAAACATAGATTTTCTTCAGCCACAACACACTCTCATAAAAGAGTGAGGGAAGATGATAATCGAACAGAATTAAATAGTGATGCAGACTTTTGTAAAAACCCTGAAGTTTCAGGCAGAAAGAAGTTGAGAAAGTGTTTCACATCTGGCACTTTCAGGAAATTTCAGATGCAAGAATCAACTCATGAAGAGGCTGAAGGGACTGAGAAATACAATTCAGTAGGTTGTGTAGGGACACCTTCTAGTCGACAATTAAATCTGTGTTCAGGGAAGGCCAGACTGGTAGTATGTGGAAAATATGGTGAAATATCAAATGGGAAAGATGTGTCAAAGCCAGCAAAAATTGTTCCTCTCAGCAGGATTCTTAAAACTGCCAGAAGATGTACACTCCCCAAAAATTGCAAACCCAGACCGACTTCCATGAGGGAGTTGAGAAAGGCAAACTCTACCAGAATTGATTTATGCTGTGATAAATTCACTGATTTGAAGAATGGAAGCAGTGTAGCAATTTGTGATAAAATAAATCTCGACAATTCTACAGAAGAAACAGACAAGGCATGGTGCAGTGAAGATGAGCCATTTGCTAAATCCACTTTGGTGAAAGAGAATGAtgataaaagagagaaagattatATTACTCTACACAGTAATGCTTCTTCTCAATCAAAGCTTAAGTGTAAGGAAATTCGCAAACGCAGCATTTATGAGCTGACAGTTAAAG GAAATAAATACAGTTCCAAAAGTTTTACATGTTCGAAGATGTCAAATTGCACACCAGAAATGAAGGTGGCGAAAATTTTGAAGAATGCTGAAGATAGCAAGCGTGGATTATGCAAAGTTTATTCTAACAA ATCTACTCAAGAGCACAAGTGCCTGCCCACTTCAAGTTCAGCTGCATTCTGCTGTGTTTGTGGAAGTTCAAACCAAGATGATATTAATTGCTTATTAGAGTGCAGTCGATGTTTAATCAGG GTGCATCAAGCTTGCTATGGTGTTTCCAAAGTACCTAAAGGTCGTTGGTATTGCAGACCGTGCAGGACAAGTTCAAAAGATATT GTTTGTGTGCTCTGTGGCTATGGAGGTGGGGCCATGACTCGAGCATTGCGAAGTCGCACAGTTGTGAAAAGCATTTTGAAAGCTTGGAACTGTGAAGCAGATTGCAGACATAAGAATATGATTTCTTCTGCTGaatctttaaaaaatgaacaaactGCATTGCAGTCCTCAGGTTCTGGACTTGATGGAAATTCATATTCTGTTCTACAACCTGAAAATATAAAGTCGTCAGCTATAGCAGTGAGGAAAATGGATTCGCAAAAACAATTGGATGTTGAACAGGACTCCCCTTGTGCTAGTAATATAAAGGTACATAACAGCATAACAGTGGGAGTACTTGATTCAACAGTTAAGCAGTGGGTTCATATGGTTTGTGGGCTTTGGACTCCTGGAACACGGTGCCCAAATGTTGAAACCATGAGTGCTTTTGATGTATCTGGTGCTTCAAGTCCTAGAGCTAATGTG GCTTGCTCTTTGTGCAACCGGTCAGGTGGTTCATGTATAAAGTGCAGGGTTTTGAGTTGCTCAATTCAATTTCATCCATGGTGTGCTCATCAAAAG GGTCTGTTGCAAAGTGAGGTTGAAGGTGTTGATAATGAAAGTGTTGGGTTTTACGGAAGATGTGTGCTTCATGCTGCATACCCCACTACTGAGTCTGCCTGTGATCCCATCAACAGTGAGATTGGTTGTCAGGGAGAAAAAGAGTTTGCCTGCACTAGGACAGAG GGTTACAAGGGCCGCAAAAGGGATGACCCCCAGAATGATCTTTATGGTCCATCAAAAGGCAAGGGTGGATGCCTTGTTCCTCAGGAACAGTTAAATGCTTGGATTCACATTAATGGGCAGAAGATGTGCACACAGGGGCTTCCAAAGCTGGCAATATCAGATATTGAGCATGATTGTCGG AAGGAATATGCTCGCTACAAACAAGCAAAAGGTTGGAAACACTTGGTTGTATACAAGTCTGGCATTCATGCCCTTGGTCTTTACACATCTCGGTTCATTTCCCGTGGTGAAATG GTTGTTGAATATGTTGGCGAGATAGTGGGTCTACGCGTGGCtgataaaagagaaaatgagtaTCAGTCCGGGAGAAAACTTCAGTACAAGAGTGCTTGCTACTTCTTCAGGATAGATAAAGAGCATATCATTGATGCTACCCGCAAAGGGGGGATTGCTCGTTTTGTGAATCACTCATGCCTG CCAAATTGCGTCGCCAAAGTGATATCTGTGAGAAATGAAAAGAAG GTTGTCTTTTTTGCTGAAAGAGACATATTTCCTGGGGAAGAGATAACATATGACTATCATTTTAACCATGAGGATGAAG gTAGGGCCTTGTTTCAAGCCATCCATAAAATGTGA